In one window of Arctopsyche grandis isolate Sample6627 chromosome 6, ASM5162203v2, whole genome shotgun sequence DNA:
- the eEF1gamma gene encoding elongation factor 1-gamma — translation MAAGTLFTYPDNFRAQKVLIAAQYSGAGVKLADDFVFGETNRSPAFTSKFPTGKVPAFESADGKVLLTESNAIAFYVSNATLRGADTLQAAQVLQWLSWADSEILPASCAWVFPTIGIMESDPKAINQAKTDVLAALKYLNQHLLTKTFLVGERISLADIAVFCTLLAVYQNVLDAASKKLFNNVNRWFTTLLNQPQFKAVLGDSVKMCDGKVEAKSVGKADAKPEEKTEKKKAKKEKKEKEEKKEEDDDMDMPAEPPSKDPFDAMPKGTFVMDSFKRVYSNESEEKSIPYFFENFDAENYSIWFAEYKYKNELAKVFMSCNLITGMFQRLDKMRKQAFASCCLFGKDNDSSISGVWVWRGQELAFPLSPDWQIDYESYSWTKLDAKSDDTKALVTQYFSWTGKDKEGRDFNQGKIFK, via the exons ATGGCGGCCGGA ACGCTTTTCACGTACCCGGACAACTTCCGCGCGCAAAAGGTCCTCATCGCCGCGCAATACTCCGGTGCCGGAGTAAAGCTCGCCGATGACTTCGTGTTCGGAGAAACCAACCGCTCGCCAGCCTTCACCAGCAAATTCCCCACCGGAAAG GTTCCGGCTTTTGAATCAGCTGATGGAAAGGTCCTCCTTACCGAGAGTAATGCCATTGCTTTTTACG taAGCAATGCAACTCTCCGAGGTGCTGATACTCTGCAAGCCGCTCAAGTATTGCAATGGCTCAGTTGGGCAGATTCAGAAATTCTGCCAGCATCTTGCGCTTGGGTTTTCCCCACCATCGGAATTATGGAATCCGATCCTaag GCCATCAACCAAGCCAAGACTGATGTATTAGCTGCTCTGAAGTATCTCAATCAACATCTTCTCACAAAAACTTTCCTTGTCGGAGAGCGTATCTCACTAGCCGACATTGCTGTGTTTTGCACTCTCTTGGCCGTCTACCAG AATGTGTTGGATGCTGCTAGCAAGAAGCTTTTTAACAATGTTAACCGTTGGTTCACAACGTTGTTGAACCAACCACAATTCAAAGCTGTTCTCGGAGACAGTGTGAAAATGTGTGACGGTAAAGTAGAAGCCAAATCAGTAGGCAAAGCTGATGCCAAGCCTGAAGAGAAAACTGAAAAG aaaaaggctaaaaaggaaaagaaagaaaaagaagaaaAGAAAGAAGAGGATGATGATATGGATATGCCTGCAGAACCTCCATCAAAGGATCCGTTTGATGCCATGCCCAAAGG caCATTCGTTATGGATAGTTTTAAGAGAGTGTATTCCAATGAATCTGAAGAAAAATCTATACCTTATTTCTTCGAAAACTTCGATGCTGAAAACTATTCTATCTGGTTTGCCGAGTACAAATATAAGAACGAATTAGCTAAAGTTTTTATGAGCTGCAATTTAATCACTG gtaTGTTCCAACGTTTGGATAAAATGCGCAAGCAGGCATTCGCGTCTTGCTGCTTGTTCGGCAAAGACAATGATAGCTCTATATCTGGTGTTTGGGTATGGAGGGGCCAAGAGCTAGCTTTCCCCTTGAGTCCCGATTGGCAAATCGATTATGAATCGTACTCATGGACTAAGTTGGATGCCAAGAGCGATGACACCAAAGCTCTTGTAACGCAATACTTTTCATGGACTGGTAAAGATAAGGAAGGAAGGGATTTCAATCAAGGAAAGATTTTCAAGTGA